The following are from one region of the Salvelinus alpinus chromosome 16, SLU_Salpinus.1, whole genome shotgun sequence genome:
- the LOC139540792 gene encoding sphingosine 1-phosphate receptor 1, protein MGDSMYSDLIARHYNFTGKLRKVEQDSRLKADSVVFIIVCCFIILENVLVLLTIWRTKKFHKPMYYFIGNLALSDLLAGVVYTANILLSGANTYKLTPTQWFFREGSMFVALAASVFSLLAIAIERHLTMLKMKLHNNGNTCRVFMLISTVWLIAAILGGLPIMGWNCIQSMPSCSTVLPLYHKTYILFCTTVFSVILMAIVVLYARIYALVRTRSRKLVFRKVSNGRGGGSASSKSSEKSMALLKTVIIVLSCFIACWAPLFILLLLDVACDIRMCAILYKAEWFLALAVLNSAMNPLIYTLTSNEMRRAFLKTLMCCSVCTRPSGKFSRPIMGAEFSRSKSDNSSHPNKDEPEYSPRETVVSSGNITSSS, encoded by the coding sequence ATGGGTGACTCCATGTATTCCGACTTAATAGCCAGACACTACAACTTCACAGGGAAGCTCCGGAAAGTGGAGCAGGATTCCAGACTCAAAGCGGACTCTGTGGTTTTCATCATTGTATGTTGCTTCATTATCCTTGAGAATGTCTTGGTTCTGCTTACTATTTGGAGGACCAAGAAGTTCCACAAGCCCATGTACTACTTTATTGGGAACTTAGCTCTATCAGACTTGCTGGCTGGTGTGGTGTACACTGCCAACATCCTGCTGTCAGGTGCCAACACATACAAACTGACCCCCACACAGTGGTTCTTCCGGGAGGGGAGTATGTTTGTGGCCCTGGCAGCCTCAGTCTTCAGCCTGCTGGCCATCGCCATCGAGCGCCACCTCACCATGCTGAAGATGAAGTTGCACAACAATGGCAACACGTGCCGTGTCTTCATGCTCATCAGCACCGTGTGGCTGATTGCAGCCATCTTGGGCGGCCTGCCCATCATGGGCTGGAACTGCATCCAGAGCATGCCCAGCTGCTCCACCGTACTGCCGCTCTACCACAAGACCTACATCCTGTTCTGCACCACCGTCTTTAGCGTCATCCTCATGGCCATCGTGGTCCTGTACGCGCGCATCTACGCCCTGGTGCGCACCCGCAGCCGCAAGCTGGTGTTCCGCAAGGTCTCCAACGGCCGCGGCGGGGGTAGCGCTAGCAGTAAGAGCTCGGAGAAGTCCATGGCCCTGCTGAAGACCGTGATCATCGTGCTGAGCTGTTTCATTGCCTGCTGGGCTCCACTCTTCATCCTCCTGTTGCTGGACGTGGCCTGTGACATCCGCATGTGCGCCATCCTGTACAAAGCCGAGTGGTTCCTGGCCCTGGCCGTGCTCAACTCGGCAATGAACCCCCTCATCTACACGCTCACCAGCAACGAGATGCGCCGCGCCTTCCTAAAAACGCTCATGTGCTGCAGTGTCTGCACCCGGCCCTCTGGCAAGTTCTCTCGGCCCATCATGGGTGCAGAGTTCAGCCGAAGCAAGTCGGACAACTCGTCCCATCCCAATAAGGATGAGCCAGAGTACTCGCCAAGGGAGACCGTCGTATCCTCTGGGAATATCACCTCCTCTTCTTAA